A genome region from Campylobacterota bacterium includes the following:
- a CDS encoding methyl-accepting chemotaxis protein, whose product MHFFNTIKGKFIVNLVAAISAILVSVIVAYFIATSSIKTIMTSDLNTVADSLEQTVLYISEIDPEAYKNDTFKKDIFKIKIGQSGYVYLVDSKGTMRVHPKKEGENLAGHDYIDEIRSHKEGGIYEYHSATTGQDKIAAYRYIPAWDMWVVPGINKADYFDELKAGFFKWFMILGTVLTGILIAINYFSGRSILGPIEALDNVSSDLAHGNGDLTKRLPIMNKNDEIGIASNYLNQFIAKIQSTINDTKRITTSAVGSTSTLHNSASNLSIQSEKTNTIAQNTNATAAEIGETLEQSVNIAKSTLDNSRSTEEELNSVREIANAITREIHSTTQMSNELAERFTQLSSDAASVSGVLGIISDIADQTNLLALNAAIEAARAGEHGRGFAVVADEVRKLAERTQKSLTEINSTISVVIQSISDSSDMMSTNSENIERLAERSEEIDAKIDSAAQVLRTNVDASRQSVEAAEAMARKINEIIAKVSEMSGLSQSNQEEITKISAIAGELYDAATSLNAQLGQFKS is encoded by the coding sequence ATGCATTTTTTCAACACGATCAAAGGCAAATTCATCGTCAATCTGGTCGCCGCGATAAGCGCGATCTTGGTGAGTGTCATTGTAGCATACTTCATCGCCACGAGTTCGATCAAGACGATCATGACGAGCGACCTCAACACCGTGGCCGACTCGCTCGAACAGACGGTTCTCTATATCTCCGAAATCGATCCCGAAGCGTACAAAAACGATACCTTCAAAAAAGACATCTTCAAAATCAAAATCGGCCAGAGCGGATACGTCTACCTCGTCGACAGCAAAGGGACGATGCGCGTTCACCCCAAAAAAGAGGGGGAAAATCTCGCGGGGCACGATTACATCGACGAGATCCGTTCCCACAAAGAGGGGGGGATCTACGAGTACCATTCGGCCACGACCGGTCAGGACAAGATCGCTGCCTACCGCTACATCCCCGCATGGGACATGTGGGTCGTCCCCGGAATCAACAAAGCCGATTATTTCGACGAGCTCAAAGCCGGGTTCTTTAAATGGTTCATGATTCTCGGCACCGTCCTCACCGGGATCCTGATCGCGATCAACTATTTCTCCGGACGCAGCATTCTGGGCCCGATCGAAGCGCTCGACAACGTTTCTTCCGACCTCGCCCACGGAAACGGCGATCTGACCAAACGGCTGCCGATCATGAACAAAAATGACGAGATTGGTATCGCCAGCAACTACCTCAACCAGTTCATTGCCAAAATCCAGAGCACGATCAACGATACGAAGCGGATCACCACTTCGGCCGTCGGTTCGACCTCGACCCTTCACAATTCGGCAAGCAATCTTTCCATCCAATCGGAAAAAACCAATACGATCGCCCAGAACACCAACGCCACAGCGGCCGAAATCGGCGAAACGCTCGAACAAAGCGTCAACATCGCCAAAAGTACCCTCGACAACAGCCGCTCGACTGAAGAGGAACTCAACAGCGTCCGCGAAATCGCCAACGCCATTACCCGTGAAATCCACAGTACGACCCAGATGAGCAACGAACTGGCCGAACGTTTCACCCAGCTTTCCAGCGACGCGGCCAGCGTCAGCGGGGTTTTGGGAATCATCTCCGACATCGCCGACCAAACCAACCTCCTCGCCCTCAACGCCGCGATCGAAGCCGCGCGGGCTGGGGAACACGGACGGGGCTTCGCGGTCGTCGCCGACGAAGTGCGCAAACTGGCCGAACGTACCCAGAAGAGCCTGACCGAAATCAACTCGACGATTTCGGTCGTCATCCAGTCGATTTCCGATTCATCCGACATGATGAGCACCAACAGCGAAAACATCGAGCGGCTCGCCGAGCGCAGCGAGGAGATCGACGCCAAAATCGATTCGGCCGCGCAGGTGCTCCGCACGAACGTCGACGCCAGCCGTCAAAGCGTCGAAGCGGCCGAGGCGATGGCCCGCAAGATCAACGAGATCATCGCCAAAGTCTCCGAGATGTCGGGCCTTTCGCAAAGCAACCAAGAAGAGATCACCAAAATCTCCGCCATCGCGGGGGAGCTCTACGACGCGGCCACCAGCCTCAACGCGCAGCTCGGGCAGTTTAAATCCTAA
- a CDS encoding ABC transporter ATP-binding protein: MKLSVDNLSTPFLKGISFAVHDENAVILGSNGAGKTTLAKALVGLYETSSVRVEGEKLASLGSGRRAQLLNFVPSGLDVFDEYIDAEAFLNLSLLNGSTPDDLETVMARLDITGIRNTPCRCLSSGESQLLLFAGGLLHNARLTIFDEPTANLDSDKKIKLFRMLKEHPGRKIIITHDLNLAYRLGYRILYLREGELVFDGSATDFFEEGRFRSLFGDSICRVGGHFAVNYA; this comes from the coding sequence GTGAAGCTGTCCGTTGACAATCTCTCGACCCCGTTTCTGAAGGGGATTTCGTTTGCGGTGCATGACGAAAACGCCGTGATCCTGGGCTCCAACGGGGCGGGAAAAACCACGCTCGCCAAAGCGCTCGTGGGGCTCTACGAAACCTCCTCGGTACGGGTAGAGGGGGAAAAACTCGCCTCACTCGGCTCCGGGCGCCGTGCGCAACTGCTCAATTTCGTCCCCTCCGGGCTCGACGTTTTCGACGAATACATCGACGCCGAAGCGTTTTTGAACCTCTCCCTCCTCAACGGTTCGACCCCCGACGACCTCGAAACGGTGATGGCACGGCTCGATATTACGGGGATCCGAAACACCCCCTGCCGATGCCTCAGCAGCGGCGAAAGCCAGCTTTTGCTATTTGCGGGGGGACTGTTGCACAACGCCCGGCTGACAATTTTCGACGAGCCGACGGCAAATCTCGACAGCGACAAAAAAATCAAGCTCTTTCGGATGCTCAAAGAACACCCCGGCCGGAAAATCATCATTACCCACGACCTGAACCTCGCTTACCGTCTGGGGTACCGGATCCTCTATCTGCGGGAGGGGGAACTCGTTTTCGACGGGTCGGCAACCGATTTTTTCGAAGAGGGCCGCTTCCGCTCCCTTTTCGGAGACTCGATCTGCCGGGTCGGGGGACATTTTGCGGTGAACTACGCATGA
- a CDS encoding TonB-dependent receptor produces MHRHTLSLVAAATFVASTEARELTLDPIVVSASKTEQTLRSVSANTDVISADEIAERRYATLAEALNSLAGVGVVSNGGLGKSTALYLRGFDSKRTLVLIDGIRYNDNTSMDGASFEHLMLGDIERIEVIKGAQSGIWGSDASAGVVNIITRKTAPGTEAKALYEQGSFGTKKYGGSFGYGNDTLDLRLDARKIVSDGFTSYARRYTDIERYEDDGYENRTLGLNVGYRFDGANAIRFAHTDIDVYTEYDSTNGDSAANYRKNERLSRLSYENRFGDALTTLYANRSTFERDYSTGTTYNGRVGEYGAHSRIGYRENDFIVIGGDYKTFEHLNRLNREYDNRAVFITNTNILATGTVVTESLRRDVFDVFSDKTTGKIGFKHPWGEEGYVSANYGTAYNVPTLYQLYDPTYGNTALKPEETRSCDLTVGYSGISLTYFESRIKEMIEYDFTSSAYGNVEGTSRIRGIEAAFRQELGNGALVSLGYTRLDAQNQRGESLRRRAKENLKFGLDYYGIPKAHVGLSGEYVGSRYDSDNDRGAQTGKYTVASLVADYACTKHLKIYAKVDNITDKYYQSVNNYASSPRAWYAGIEVSF; encoded by the coding sequence ATGCACCGACACACTCTTTCACTCGTTGCCGCCGCAACGTTCGTCGCTTCCACCGAAGCCCGGGAACTGACGCTCGACCCGATCGTCGTCAGCGCCTCCAAGACCGAGCAGACTCTCCGCAGCGTGAGCGCCAATACCGACGTTATCTCCGCCGATGAGATCGCCGAACGCCGCTACGCGACCCTCGCCGAAGCGCTCAACTCCCTCGCGGGGGTCGGGGTCGTCAGCAACGGCGGTCTGGGAAAATCGACCGCCCTCTACCTCAGGGGATTCGATTCGAAACGGACCCTGGTCCTGATCGACGGGATCCGCTACAACGACAACACCTCGATGGACGGTGCGTCGTTCGAGCATCTGATGCTCGGCGACATCGAACGCATCGAGGTGATCAAGGGTGCCCAAAGCGGCATCTGGGGAAGCGACGCGAGCGCGGGGGTCGTCAACATCATCACCCGCAAAACCGCTCCGGGCACCGAAGCGAAAGCCCTCTACGAACAAGGGAGTTTCGGCACCAAAAAATACGGCGGGTCGTTCGGGTACGGAAACGATACACTCGACCTCCGCCTCGACGCCCGAAAAATCGTTTCGGACGGGTTTACGTCGTACGCGCGGCGCTATACCGATATCGAGCGCTACGAAGACGACGGCTATGAAAACCGTACCCTCGGGCTGAACGTCGGATACCGTTTCGACGGCGCCAACGCGATCCGTTTCGCCCATACCGACATCGACGTCTATACCGAATACGACTCCACGAACGGCGACTCCGCCGCAAACTACCGCAAAAACGAAAGACTCAGCCGTCTGAGTTATGAAAACCGCTTTGGGGATGCGCTCACCACCCTCTACGCCAACCGTTCGACGTTCGAACGGGACTATTCGACCGGAACGACCTATAACGGACGGGTCGGCGAATACGGCGCGCACTCCCGCATCGGCTACCGCGAAAACGATTTCATCGTCATCGGCGGGGACTACAAAACCTTCGAACATCTCAACCGCCTCAACCGGGAATACGACAACCGGGCCGTTTTCATCACCAACACCAACATCCTCGCCACCGGCACCGTCGTCACCGAATCGCTGCGGCGGGACGTGTTTGACGTGTTCAGCGACAAAACGACCGGAAAAATCGGTTTCAAGCACCCCTGGGGCGAAGAGGGGTACGTCAGCGCGAACTACGGGACCGCTTACAACGTCCCCACCCTCTACCAGCTCTACGACCCGACATACGGGAATACCGCCCTCAAACCCGAAGAGACCCGAAGCTGTGACCTCACCGTCGGTTACAGCGGGATCAGCCTCACCTATTTCGAAAGCCGCATCAAGGAGATGATCGAATACGATTTCACCTCATCGGCGTACGGTAATGTCGAGGGAACCTCCAGAATCAGGGGGATCGAGGCGGCCTTCAGGCAAGAATTGGGGAACGGGGCCCTGGTATCGCTGGGGTATACCCGACTCGATGCCCAAAACCAGCGCGGGGAGAGCCTGCGCCGCCGTGCGAAAGAGAATCTCAAATTCGGGCTCGACTACTACGGCATCCCCAAAGCACATGTCGGGCTGAGCGGAGAGTACGTCGGAAGCCGCTACGACAGCGACAACGACCGGGGTGCGCAGACGGGAAAATACACCGTTGCCTCCCTCGTAGCCGACTATGCGTGCACGAAACATCTCAAAATCTACGCAAAAGTCGATAATATTACCGACAAGTATTACCAGAGCGTCAACAATTACGCCTCTAGCCCCCGGGCCTGGTATGCCGGAATAGAGGTGTCGTTTTGA
- a CDS encoding NFACT family protein, protein MRYSYLKQIAFYLRRFERIVAAYRYSDTGIRIVFDADNSWNFEMARGNSAITIGESANRTKMYQAPFDVLLAKRFNRASITSITLHNDDKIIRIAVSMSGAYKSETTILQLEFTGKHTNAIILSSDETVLEALRHIDANVSSRSVRVGQKLLNPPKLPYVPKEYPLADVRQFLVEEFRRQGAEKLEKLKREKRSLLHKRLVQLEKHLGALEDESVLMEESLEAQHAGHLILANLDAVNPYAASVGVKDFDGTPRVLEIPAGCGSAAGCAEAFFRRSKKAKQKAVGLHLEKRNLEEKIRHQRLFIQAVEDAKSPEEIQLLFPAKTPLSKLKNSDSVAEFWIEGVKVSLGKSEKGNIELLRNAKARDIWMHLKDRPSAHVVITTDKQQLPERLLEAAARLCVDFSVFEKGRYLVDYTPRREVKIVEGANVLYTNYKTLSIEKG, encoded by the coding sequence ATGAGATATTCTTATTTAAAGCAGATTGCGTTCTACCTGCGGCGTTTTGAGCGCATCGTTGCGGCGTACCGTTACAGCGATACGGGGATACGGATCGTTTTTGATGCGGACAACAGCTGGAATTTCGAAATGGCGCGGGGCAATTCGGCGATCACGATCGGCGAGAGCGCCAATCGGACCAAAATGTATCAGGCCCCTTTCGACGTTTTGCTCGCCAAACGCTTCAACCGCGCTTCGATCACCTCGATCACCCTCCACAACGACGACAAGATCATCCGCATCGCCGTGAGCATGAGCGGGGCGTACAAAAGCGAAACGACGATACTGCAGCTGGAATTCACCGGAAAACATACCAACGCGATCATCCTCTCATCGGACGAAACGGTCCTCGAGGCACTGAGGCACATCGATGCGAACGTCTCAAGCCGCAGCGTGCGGGTCGGCCAGAAACTGCTCAACCCTCCGAAGCTTCCGTATGTTCCCAAAGAGTATCCGCTCGCCGACGTGCGGCAATTCCTGGTCGAAGAGTTTCGGAGGCAGGGGGCCGAAAAACTCGAAAAGCTCAAACGCGAAAAAAGATCGCTTCTCCACAAACGGCTCGTACAGCTTGAGAAACATCTGGGCGCGCTCGAAGACGAATCGGTATTGATGGAAGAATCGCTCGAAGCGCAGCATGCGGGGCATCTCATCCTCGCAAACCTGGATGCGGTGAACCCCTATGCCGCTTCGGTCGGGGTAAAAGATTTCGACGGAACGCCCCGAGTGCTCGAAATCCCTGCGGGATGCGGCAGTGCGGCCGGATGTGCGGAGGCGTTTTTCCGACGTTCGAAAAAAGCGAAGCAAAAAGCGGTGGGGCTCCACCTCGAAAAACGCAATCTCGAGGAAAAGATCCGTCATCAGAGGCTCTTCATCCAGGCGGTGGAGGATGCGAAATCCCCCGAGGAGATCCAGCTCCTTTTCCCTGCCAAGACTCCCCTCTCGAAGCTTAAAAATTCCGATTCGGTTGCCGAATTCTGGATCGAAGGGGTAAAAGTGTCGCTGGGGAAAAGCGAAAAAGGGAACATTGAGCTGCTCCGAAACGCCAAAGCCCGCGATATCTGGATGCATCTCAAAGACCGCCCTTCCGCCCACGTCGTGATCACGACCGACAAGCAGCAGCTCCCCGAACGGCTTCTCGAAGCGGCCGCCAGATTGTGCGTTGATTTTTCGGTATTTGAGAAAGGGCGCTATCTGGTCGATTATACCCCTCGAAGAGAAGTAAAAATCGTCGAGGGGGCGAATGTCCTGTATACCAACTACAAGACGCTGAGCATCGAGAAAGGATAG
- a CDS encoding phosphatidate cytidylyltransferase: MQTAKNSIKDRVGTAVVLVAVVLTVGLINNFWLIWMVMGIVYLLAFHEAMRLFGINNNSLYAYAAILWLAAALYPYGEDLFVIAGLIFAAAVAYTQNIPWKNFFPFVYPTAGMLFMLSMYQEYGITALLWLLVVVASADIGAYFVGRSVGKTPFSISSPSKTREGVYGGIAVATVAGFFIGVTIVDITQAVIISMMAAIGAVFGDLFESYLKRRSGVKDSGSILPGHGGVLDRIDGYLFASIIMLVLLRGLV, from the coding sequence ATGCAAACCGCAAAAAATTCTATCAAAGATCGCGTCGGAACGGCCGTCGTTCTCGTAGCCGTTGTTCTTACCGTCGGCCTAATCAACAACTTCTGGTTGATCTGGATGGTGATGGGGATCGTTTATCTGCTGGCGTTCCATGAAGCGATGCGTCTTTTCGGGATCAACAACAACTCCCTGTACGCGTACGCCGCCATTTTGTGGCTGGCCGCCGCCCTTTACCCCTACGGAGAGGATCTGTTTGTTATCGCGGGGCTCATTTTTGCCGCCGCGGTCGCCTATACCCAGAATATTCCGTGGAAAAATTTCTTTCCGTTCGTTTATCCCACCGCGGGGATGCTGTTTATGCTCAGCATGTACCAGGAGTACGGGATCACCGCACTGCTGTGGCTGCTTGTGGTCGTTGCGTCGGCCGATATCGGGGCGTATTTCGTGGGGCGCAGCGTCGGCAAAACCCCCTTTAGTATCTCCAGCCCAAGTAAAACGCGCGAAGGGGTTTACGGCGGGATCGCCGTGGCGACAGTGGCCGGTTTTTTTATCGGCGTCACGATCGTCGACATCACCCAGGCGGTGATCATTTCGATGATGGCGGCGATCGGTGCGGTTTTCGGCGATCTGTTCGAAAGTTACCTCAAACGCCGCTCGGGGGTCAAGGACAGCGGTTCCATCCTTCCCGGACATGGAGGGGTGCTTGACCGGATTGATGGCTACCTGTTCGCTTCGATCATCATGCTCGTCCTCCTGCGGGGGCTTGTTTGA
- a CDS encoding iron ABC transporter permease encodes MKRLIFALSLMILAAAPFVGETAMKLANLFTPEATEYLLFWDLRLPRVGVAFFTGAVLALGGMVFQAVFRNALTTPFTLGVSSGATLATAVGIVFLPASLAALSYFFSFVGAFSTVVLLFLFARSLKATQTHSLLLIGIALSFFYSAALMVIFYLSDLEQSYSIIRFTMGSLSVVGMESLYPVAAAALALLWVVVRYRPELKLLLTSYENAFLKGIEIKKINLILLLSVSMSVGVCVSVVGPIGFIGLVIPHIVRLLYRRSSDALILPVFYYGGVFLVLCDLVARNLGAASEVPIGVVTSFIGGPFFIYIILKKRGRHG; translated from the coding sequence ATGAAACGGCTCATATTCGCACTGTCGCTGATGATCCTCGCCGCCGCCCCGTTTGTGGGCGAAACGGCGATGAAACTTGCCAACCTCTTCACCCCGGAGGCGACCGAATACCTCCTGTTCTGGGACCTGCGCCTGCCGCGGGTAGGTGTCGCGTTTTTCACGGGGGCGGTCCTCGCCCTGGGGGGAATGGTGTTCCAGGCCGTGTTTCGCAACGCCCTCACAACCCCCTTTACTCTGGGCGTCTCGAGCGGCGCGACCCTGGCGACGGCCGTAGGAATCGTATTTTTACCCGCATCGCTGGCGGCCCTCTCGTACTTTTTCAGTTTCGTCGGGGCGTTTTCGACAGTCGTACTGCTGTTTTTGTTCGCGCGGTCCCTCAAAGCGACCCAGACCCATTCGCTCCTGCTCATCGGGATCGCCCTCTCCTTTTTCTATTCCGCCGCGCTGATGGTGATTTTCTACCTCAGTGATCTCGAACAAAGCTATTCGATCATCCGTTTTACGATGGGAAGCCTGAGCGTGGTGGGGATGGAGAGCCTCTATCCCGTCGCGGCGGCGGCGCTGGCCCTGCTGTGGGTCGTCGTACGCTACCGTCCCGAGCTCAAACTGCTTCTCACCTCGTACGAAAATGCGTTTCTCAAAGGGATCGAGATCAAAAAAATCAACCTGATCCTCCTCCTCTCCGTCTCGATGAGCGTCGGGGTCTGCGTAAGCGTCGTGGGGCCGATCGGGTTTATCGGGCTGGTGATCCCCCACATCGTCCGGCTGCTCTACCGCCGCAGCAGCGACGCGCTGATCCTCCCCGTATTCTATTACGGGGGCGTCTTCTTGGTGCTCTGCGACCTCGTCGCGCGCAATCTCGGAGCGGCCAGCGAAGTCCCCATCGGGGTCGTGACGTCGTTTATCGGGGGACCGTTTTTCATCTACATCATCCTGAAAAAAAGGGGGAGGCATGGTTAA
- a CDS encoding DUF4430 domain-containing protein — protein MLLSVFAALSAQEIDVTLIYGDGRPERTVRTEYTPGATTALELLKKVSLVETEQKGKYTFVRSIDGKKSVVGKFGWFYLIDGQSVHTMAQNYTLEDAKTMTWLYKVEACY, from the coding sequence ATGCTGCTAAGCGTCTTCGCCGCTCTCTCCGCACAGGAGATTGACGTGACGCTCATCTACGGTGACGGGCGCCCCGAGCGCACCGTCCGAACGGAATATACGCCGGGAGCGACGACGGCGCTGGAGCTTCTGAAAAAAGTAAGCCTCGTGGAGACGGAACAGAAAGGGAAATATACCTTTGTCCGTTCGATCGACGGGAAAAAATCGGTGGTCGGAAAGTTCGGCTGGTTTTATCTCATTGACGGGCAATCGGTCCACACCATGGCGCAGAATTACACGCTGGAGGATGCAAAAACGATGACGTGGCTCTATAAGGTCGAAGCGTGTTATTGA
- a CDS encoding cobyrinate a,c-diamide synthase, giving the protein MVNLCISAVASNQGKTLLTSALLYRFKDSVRPFKIGPDFIDPQFHRAICGTESINLDAFMMSPEQLQWLYGRYADREAAIMEGVMGFYDGMDYGSSAYDISKLLNVPTIIILDAQGSYITPSAVLGGLKGYRQDNTIRGVILNRLGSQSHYELIKNRIESDFGDVAVLGWIPDGLEALRDTHLGLDLNEMDKLEAISKAVLEHIEIESLIALGRREAKENTSYPFRVLPKSDKKIAVVSDENFSFLYHDNLRFLQEVFADVVIVRPSRDEVIPEECDSIYICGGYVETPKAYASIQKAQKFKASLIRHARTKKIYAECAGLLYLGKGVDEKAMSGILEVSFTLEKRFQRMGYYTNEAGVRGHAFHYTRPLEEGDAFDILKGAKTGTGQPGSWQNGEGNVLGTYLHTLFRSHPDLVRRRLM; this is encoded by the coding sequence ATGGTTAACCTCTGCATCAGCGCCGTCGCGTCCAACCAGGGGAAAACGCTCCTCACCTCGGCGCTTCTGTACCGTTTCAAAGACTCCGTCCGGCCGTTTAAAATCGGCCCCGATTTCATCGACCCGCAGTTCCACCGCGCCATCTGCGGCACCGAAAGCATCAACCTCGACGCGTTCATGATGAGCCCGGAGCAGCTGCAATGGCTGTACGGACGCTATGCCGACCGTGAGGCCGCGATCATGGAAGGGGTGATGGGGTTCTACGACGGAATGGACTACGGCAGCAGCGCTTACGATATTTCCAAACTGCTCAACGTCCCCACGATCATCATCCTTGACGCACAGGGGAGCTACATCACCCCCAGCGCCGTTCTCGGAGGGCTCAAAGGGTACCGACAAGACAACACCATCCGGGGGGTCATCCTCAACCGTCTGGGTTCGCAGAGCCATTACGAACTGATCAAAAACCGGATCGAAAGCGATTTCGGGGACGTGGCGGTGCTGGGTTGGATCCCAGACGGCCTTGAGGCGCTGCGTGATACCCATCTGGGACTTGATTTAAATGAGATGGATAAACTCGAAGCGATCTCCAAAGCGGTGTTGGAACATATCGAGATTGAATCGCTCATAGCCCTGGGGAGACGTGAAGCCAAAGAGAACACCTCGTATCCGTTTAGAGTGCTCCCCAAAAGCGATAAAAAGATCGCGGTTGTGAGCGATGAGAATTTCTCCTTTTTGTACCATGATAATCTCCGATTTTTGCAAGAGGTATTCGCCGATGTCGTTATCGTCCGCCCCTCACGCGACGAAGTCATTCCTGAAGAGTGCGACAGCATCTACATCTGCGGCGGATATGTCGAGACACCCAAAGCGTACGCCTCCATCCAAAAGGCCCAAAAGTTTAAAGCTTCATTGATCCGTCATGCCCGAACGAAAAAGATCTATGCCGAGTGCGCGGGGCTTCTCTATCTCGGAAAGGGCGTCGATGAAAAAGCAATGAGCGGGATTTTGGAGGTCTCCTTTACCCTCGAAAAACGGTTCCAGCGGATGGGATACTACACCAACGAAGCCGGGGTGAGGGGGCATGCGTTCCACTACACCCGTCCTCTCGAAGAGGGCGATGCCTTCGATATCCTCAAAGGGGCGAAAACGGGGACCGGGCAGCCGGGAAGCTGGCAAAACGGCGAGGGAAACGTGCTGGGCACCTACCTTCACACCCTCTTTCGCAGCCATCCCGACCTCGTTCGACGGAGGCTGATGTGA
- the bluB gene encoding 5,6-dimethylbenzimidazole synthase, whose product MKAFDVHARTILQSILSSRRDVRGHHFLPDPIEEKALREILEAAISAPSVGFSQPWKFLLIQDPAKREAIYEEFRRENAKAAQEFGDRPLYPNLKLEGIKEAPLNIAVLYTKPSKAVLGQTTQKKTGEYSVVCAIQNLWLMARAHNIGVGWVSILRPKRVKKILGIGREYKLIGYLTVGYVNEFLDEPELLKLGWEEKKTLDEVVEWV is encoded by the coding sequence GTGAAAGCTTTCGACGTCCACGCCCGAACGATCCTCCAATCGATCCTCTCCTCCCGCCGCGACGTGAGGGGACACCATTTTCTCCCCGATCCGATCGAGGAAAAAGCGCTGCGGGAGATTCTCGAAGCGGCGATCTCGGCTCCCTCGGTGGGCTTTTCCCAGCCGTGGAAGTTTCTCCTGATCCAAGACCCTGCCAAACGCGAAGCGATCTATGAAGAGTTTAGGAGAGAAAACGCCAAAGCGGCCCAAGAGTTCGGTGACCGTCCCCTCTATCCGAACCTCAAGCTCGAAGGGATCAAAGAAGCGCCTCTCAATATCGCCGTCCTTTACACAAAACCCTCCAAAGCCGTGCTGGGGCAAACCACCCAGAAAAAGACAGGGGAGTACAGCGTCGTGTGCGCGATCCAGAATCTCTGGCTGATGGCGCGCGCCCACAATATCGGGGTGGGGTGGGTAAGCATTCTTCGCCCCAAGCGGGTCAAAAAGATTTTGGGGATCGGCCGCGAATACAAACTGATCGGCTATCTGACGGTGGGGTACGTGAACGAATTTCTCGACGAACCCGAACTGCTGAAACTGGGGTGGGAAGAGAAAAAAACGCTGGACGAGGTGGTCGAATGGGTGTGA
- a CDS encoding helical backbone metal receptor, with the protein MLLKFLCIASLVLPAWSFDRIVALSPSVNEILFALGEGEKIVGNTAYCRYPPQSEKIPKVGGFFTPSLEKIVSLKPDLVILQENNAPLAEKLERLGIKTMVVKIDTLASIRQTLLGMGRLLDKKEKASALVAKIDRSLRSLRGIAQKKKILIPIGYNTDLSKEVFVAGQNLYFDDIIEASGNVNAFQSTQKGQPAITLEKILSLNPDVVIILAPLMKEKKFTEEQLKAPWLKLPINAARTKSVFVESGEYAGIPSDRIVYFIDDFKGFLREAVR; encoded by the coding sequence GTGTTATTGAAATTTCTGTGTATCGCCTCTTTGGTCCTTCCGGCATGGTCGTTCGATCGGATCGTCGCCCTGAGCCCCTCGGTCAACGAAATCCTCTTCGCCCTGGGCGAAGGGGAAAAGATCGTCGGGAACACCGCCTACTGCCGCTATCCGCCGCAGTCAGAAAAGATCCCGAAAGTGGGGGGATTTTTCACCCCCTCGCTCGAAAAGATCGTATCGCTCAAACCCGATCTGGTGATTTTGCAGGAGAACAACGCCCCTCTGGCGGAAAAACTCGAACGGCTGGGGATCAAGACGATGGTGGTCAAAATCGATACCCTCGCCTCGATCCGCCAAACCCTCCTCGGCATGGGGAGGTTGCTGGACAAAAAAGAGAAAGCGTCCGCCCTTGTGGCAAAAATCGACCGTTCTCTCCGAAGCCTCAGGGGGATCGCGCAAAAGAAAAAGATCCTGATCCCCATCGGCTACAACACCGATCTTTCCAAAGAGGTCTTCGTGGCGGGGCAAAACCTCTATTTCGACGACATCATCGAAGCCAGCGGGAACGTCAATGCGTTCCAAAGCACCCAGAAGGGGCAGCCCGCCATCACCCTCGAAAAAATACTCTCTCTCAACCCCGACGTCGTGATCATCCTCGCGCCGCTGATGAAAGAGAAAAAATTCACCGAGGAGCAGCTCAAGGCCCCGTGGCTGAAACTTCCGATCAACGCGGCCCGAACGAAATCGGTCTTCGTCGAATCGGGCGAATACGCGGGGATACCGAGCGACCGGATCGTTTATTTCATCGACGATTTCAAAGGGTTTTTACGTGAAGCTGTCCGTTGA